CATACAGGTGTAAAGTCTGCAGGGTGGCTGAACAGAATAACCCATTTTCCTTTATAATCATCCGGGAATTTGATAATTCCCTGTGTGGTTACTGCAGTAAATGAAGGGGCATCGTCTCCAATGAGAGGCATATGTATCTGTTCTGACTCTGTTTCTATTATGTTCTCACCTCATTTTAGTTTGCAATCTTTTTCCGTTATCCGAAGTACGATGTCAGGCACTGGTGCTTGAACTCTAAAAAGCACTATCCGTTCCCTCTATCGTCCCCAACAACTACCTTACTATTATTTTCCATTGTTATAAATCATTTACTGATTACTGAAAAAAATCTTTGTTTCTGGAAATACTGCTTTTAAATTCTTTTTATTTTCTATATTTTGTTTTTTATTTTCTTATTCTTTATATCTTATTTTTTATCACTTATTTTTACATTCTTTCTATATTTTACATCCTTTCTATCTTTGCATTCTTTTTTATATTATCATCACTTATTTTTTTCAGTAAGTCGCATGATCCTTTTTGTCTGGAAAACAATTTATCCAAGTAACTCCTTTTTGTATGGGGGTTAAATGAGAGAGTTTTCTCGACCGAAGGTTGTAATTAGCAGGTGTCTTGAGTTTGATCACTGCCGATACAATGGAGATATGATCAGCAGTCCTGTGGTGGTAAAACTCAAAAAACACGTTGATTTCCTGCCCGTTTGTCCTGAAGTGGAAATAGGGCTTGGAGTACCAAGAAACCCTGTGAGAATAGTCCTTGATAAAGGAGATCACAGGCTTGTCCAGCCTTCAAGTGGGAAGGATGTAACTGAGGATATGAAATCTTTCTGTTCCAATTTTCTTGATTCTATATACGAAGTTGACGGTTTTATTCTTAAATTCAGGTCTCCTTCCTGCGGTCTCAAGGACGTGAAGGTTTACCCGTCTGCAGGGAGTCATGGAGGCGCGGTTGAAAAGATTTCCGGATATTTCGGAGGTGCTGTTCTGGGAAGGTATCCTTTCCATCCTGTTGAGGACGAGGGCAGGCTCAGAAACGCCCGGATAAAAGAGCATTTCCTTACGAAACTCTTCACATTTGCAGCTTTTCGGAAAGTAAAGTCCGAGGGCAGTATAAAGGATCTGATAAATTTCCATGCGCAGAACAAGTTTCTTCTTATGGCTTATAATCAGGCTGAACTCCAAAAATTAGGCGAAATTGCTGCAAACCGAGAAAAAAGGCCCTGGAAAGAGCTGATTTCCGATTATGAAAATCACCTGTACAGCGCCCTTTCCAGAGCTCCAAGGTACACTTCAACCATAAACGTGTTAATGCACGCTCTCGGATTTTTTTCAGACCAGCTTTCAAGCCGTGAAAAAGCCCTGTTTTTTGATTGGGTTCAGAAATACAGGGAAGGCAGGGCTTCGGTCTGTCCTGCAATAAACATGATCAGGTCATGGATTGTACGGTTTGAAGACGGCTACCTCATGAGCCAGACTTTTTTCGAACCTTATCCTGAGGATTTAATAGAAATAAATCCTGTAGAATCCCACCTGAGGGAAGATCTCTGGAAATAAAGTTTTATTAAGATATTTCTGGACGGAAGTAAACCATGAAAGCTAGAATTAAACTGACTTTTATTTTCTTACTCGTATATATGGCTGCAGTTCTTTTTTTCTGGCCTTTTTCTGAGGGATCCGCAGTTTCTGGCAACAAAAAGATAGATAAAAACCTGCCTCGAGAAACGGGTGGTAATTATAACTCTTCTGAGGCTCTGGTTACGGAAGAACTCATAGAACCAGGGAAATCTTCCAGATCTTACTCATGGAATTATGAGGGATACCGGTGGCACCTTACTCTGCTGCTTGATGATAAGCTGTACAGTGCATATGAGTCAAGGACACGCAAAAGAGACTACGACCTTTTTGCTTCCGACCCTTATGATGACTGGTTAATAAAGAATATCGCAGATACGCTTGTTTCTCTTTCAAATGAATACGGGCTTGAAGAAAAAAAAATACCCGGGCTCTGTGTTTCTTTTATCCAGTCCCTTAACTATACTTCAGACCTTACAAGTTCTGGATATGACCAGTACCCCCGTTTTCCTTATGAGACTCTCTTCGATAACGGGGGGGACTGTGAGGATACCTCCATCCTGTCGGTGGCAATTCTTCAGGAAATGGGCTATGATGTTGTCCTGCTGGAACTTCCGGAGCATATGGCTCTGGGAATAAAATGCAGCCCTGAAACCAGGGGTAGGAGCTTTGAATACAATAATAATCATTATTACTACCTTGAAACTACAGGGAGCAACTGGGAGATCGGGGAAATGCCTGAAGAATATGAGGATGAACCGGTAGAAGTTATCCCTGTATATAGGAGGCCCCTTGTTAACCTTGATTTCAGTGCTCAGTGCGAATACTCCCAGAAAGAAGGGGTTGTGGACGTTAATGTTACTCTGAGAAATGTGGGCTCCGAGGTAGCAGAAAATACAACTGTTTATGTTGCCCTTCAGGCAGAGGACGGGAGTAAAATATGGGACCAGATCGAGAGCGACCCTGTAATAATCGAGCCTGAGGGAGCCTATCAGTTCACCGCAAAAGGACTCAGAGTCCCTGGAGGCAGGACCTTCAGGGTATATGTGAGAGCTCTCGGGGAAAACCTGTTCTCTGAAGAAATTACGAGTGAATGGGTGAGTATCTGATGGAAATTGTGGAGTATCTAATATAAATGGGAAGTATCTGATAGAAACGTTTCCCCTTATTCATGCACAGGGCTAAGCGCACAGGGTTAAAAACTGAAACAAACTCTGAAAAATGGAGAGTTACTTATAAATCGT
This window of the Methanosarcina mazei S-6 genome carries:
- a CDS encoding YbgA family protein codes for the protein MREFSRPKVVISRCLEFDHCRYNGDMISSPVVVKLKKHVDFLPVCPEVEIGLGVPRNPVRIVLDKGDHRLVQPSSGKDVTEDMKSFCSNFLDSIYEVDGFILKFRSPSCGLKDVKVYPSAGSHGGAVEKISGYFGGAVLGRYPFHPVEDEGRLRNARIKEHFLTKLFTFAAFRKVKSEGSIKDLINFHAQNKFLLMAYNQAELQKLGEIAANREKRPWKELISDYENHLYSALSRAPRYTSTINVLMHALGFFSDQLSSREKALFFDWVQKYREGRASVCPAINMIRSWIVRFEDGYLMSQTFFEPYPEDLIEINPVESHLREDLWK